The Anaerolineales bacterium DNA window GCGAAGCGGCCCCCGAGCTGTGCGCGGAAATCGAACGCCACATGGCCGAATGCCGCAACTGCCGGGTGGTGATCGACTCCCTGCGCCGAACCATCGACCTTTACCATCGCCTTCCCCAGCCGGATATGCCGGAGCGGGCGCGGGAAAGGCTGTACAAGTCGCTGGATTTATCGGACTATATGAAATAAGACAATCGATCAGCGACGAGCGACCGTCTGGAAAACCGGACGATAGACGGTGGACCTTGGACGATGGACGCGCATTCACGCGGGAATTTTCTTCGAGAGTGTAGCGTGGCTTTCCCCCGTTTATTGCCCATCGCCAAGGAGATAATCCGGCTTTGGCCCATCGTCGATGGTCGGATTTCCTGGTTCCCTTTCCCCCCAACCGGCATCCAACACGTTAACCTCAAGCCAAAAGGAGGCTTGTCATGAGCGCCATTTTCAAGCAAATGAATCGAAGGTTGACCGAGTCATCCGGGTCGTTTTGGGCGCCGTTTTAGCGGGGCTGAAGCTGGGGGGCGTAACGGCCGGAACTTGGGGATGAATCCTGCTTGTCGTCGGCGTGATGCTCATGCTGTCCGGGTTGACCGGCTGGTGCTGGCTGTACAAACTGATCGGCTTCAGCACGAAGAAATGAAGATCCCGACCCTAAGGGTTCCCAAGGGTTGCCGCAAACCTTGGGAACCCTTAGGGTCGGCAAGGGTTCCCCCGCTATCCTTCCGCTCCCCCCTTTGGGTACAATATCCTCCGGAAACGGAGGTGCAGATATGCCGCAAACCGACCGGCGCGATGAGATTTGGGACCGCATCGCCGGACCGTGGGACATCCTCGTCATCGGCGGCGGGATCGTGGGGGCGGGAATCCTGCGCGAAGCCGCGCAAGAAGGCCTGCGCGCGCTACTGGTGGAGACGCACGATTTCGCCTCCGGGACCTCGAGCCGATCCTCAAAGATGGTCCACGGCGGCCTGCGCTACCTCAACACCGGGCAGGTTATGCTCACCCTGCAGTCGGTGCGGGAACGCCAGCGGCTGCTGCGCGAAGGCCGCGGGCTGGTCGATCCGCTGAAGATCCTG harbors:
- a CDS encoding zf-HC2 domain-containing protein, coding for MNHEFCKNLLEELSLYAEGEAAPELCAEIERHMAECRNCRVVIDSLRRTIDLYHRLPQPDMPERARERLYKSLDLSDYMK